The Litchfieldia alkalitelluris genome has a window encoding:
- a CDS encoding isoprenylcysteine carboxyl methyltransferase family protein: MIYFVLFVLYLVTQRMIELYIAHRNESWMKKKGAYEIGGGHYKYIVAIHTLFFVVYFFEVFIKGVQISSAFKVILCFFVLTQLLRLWVIKSLGKYWNTKIIILPNEEIVKKGPYKYLRHPNYVIVALELVLIPLLYNAYITAVVFTLLNIFVLSIRIPTEERALSSLTNYKDHFSEKNRFVPQPKLLKRE; this comes from the coding sequence TTGATTTACTTTGTTCTTTTTGTTTTATACCTTGTAACACAACGTATGATTGAACTTTATATAGCCCATCGAAATGAGAGTTGGATGAAGAAAAAAGGAGCTTATGAAATTGGTGGAGGCCATTATAAGTATATCGTAGCTATTCACACCTTATTTTTTGTAGTTTATTTTTTTGAAGTGTTTATAAAGGGTGTCCAGATATCGTCTGCCTTTAAAGTGATTTTATGTTTTTTTGTTTTAACACAACTTTTAAGACTATGGGTAATTAAAAGTTTAGGAAAATACTGGAATACAAAAATTATCATACTACCTAATGAAGAAATTGTGAAAAAGGGACCCTACAAATATTTAAGGCATCCTAATTATGTCATTGTTGCACTAGAATTAGTGTTGATACCACTTCTGTACAATGCATATATCACAGCTGTCGTCTTCACTTTACTAAACATTTTTGTGCTTTCTATTCGCATTCCAACTGAGGAAAGGGCATTATCGAGCTTAACTAATTATAAAGATCATTTTTCTGAAAAAAATCGGTTTGTTCCACAGCCTAAATTGCTTAAAAGAGAGTAA